The following nucleotide sequence is from Gemmatimonadota bacterium.
TGACGGATGAGAAGAATCGGGCGTCCGATGCGCCTGATACCCTCTGGTCAGGAACCACGCCGCCACATATCCCAGATTCGCCAGCGCCGTATCGAACAGATTCACATCTACGTCGCACCCCAGGTCCGTCTGTCTGGCGCGAAAAATCGCGCTGACCATGCCCAGGGACGCCATGGTGCCCGCGCCGAGATCCACGAGAGAAAGCCCTGTCTTCGTCGGTGGACCGTCTGGCTCGCCCGTAAGACTCATCCATCCGGCATATCCCTGCATCAGATAATCGTATCCCGGTTCGCCCGCCCGAGACCCCTGCCGTCCAAATGCGGAAAGCGAGCAGCATACAATTGAAGCCTTGATTGCACTCAGCGCCGGATAGTCCAGACCCAGCCGGGCAGGAAGGTCTCCGCGCAAGTTGTTGAACACCCCATCCGAAATCCCCACCAGCCGATGCAACACCTCCCGCCCGCCTGGATGCTGCAAATTCAGCGTCATACTCTTCTTGTTTCGGTTGAAACTCTGGAAATACACGCTATCCTGTTCAGCGGTATAGGGAGGCACGTAACGCGCGACATCGCCACCTGTCTCGGGATTCTCGACCTTGATGATTTCCGCCCCAAGGTCCGCCAGCATCATCGTTGCCCACGGACCCGCTCCGAACTGCTCCACCGAGACAATCCTTATTCCATGCAGGGGAGGATGTTGGTTTTGGTCGTGCAAGTTAACCCTCTTCTTTTTCAATCGGCCTGCTGGTCATTGGGCTCTCCCTCAAGACGATCCAGGATCCATCGCGCCCGTTCCAGAATCGGCCTATCTACCATCCGGCCATCTACAGTCGCCGGGCCTTCGTCTGCCCGCCGTTCAAAAGCCTCAACAATTCGCCGTGCCCACCTCTCCTCGACCTCCGTGGGACTGAAAATTTCATTCACTGCCCCAACCTGACCCGGATGGATCACAGCTTTTCCGGCAAACCCCAGATCCCTGGCCTGCCGCGCCTCCGCGGCCAGCCCGTCAAGATCACCGATGTCCGTAAACACCTTGTCTATAGCCCGGATTTGTCCGCTTGCCGCAGCCACCGCCAGCGCCGACCGAGCGTAATTGACCAATCCCTGTCCCGGATGCGAAAAGAGGCCCATATCCAGCGCGAAATCCTCCGCGCCGAACATAAGCCCCACCAGCCTGGGTGTAACGGATGCGATCGCAGGAGCCTGAACCAGACCCCGGGCACTCTCAATGATTGCCAGAAGCCCGACGCCTCCGGATGGAATACCCGCTCTGGTCTCGTGTCGGTCCAGCCACTGGCACACCTGAAGCACATCCTCCGGTCCCTGCACTTTGGGCAACACGAGCCCTTGTAGCCCCGCACGCGCGATCGCCTGCAGATCGGCGTCCAATTCGGAGGAACCGGCCTCGTGAACCCTGACGAATCGCATTGGGCCGCCACGCGCGCCATCCAGTGCGGCAGCGACACGACTGCGCGCAACATCCTTCTCGGCCTCCGGGACGCCGTCCTCCAGATCGAATATCAGCACATCCGCCGGCAGACCCAGAGCCTTGTCGATCATACGCTGCTGGTGCCCCGGCACAAAAAGCCAGGACCGCATCGACTTCACCCGTCTTTCTCCTCGTGAATTTCGGGAAAAGTATCCTCCAACGGCGCGTGCGCCCGCTTATAGACCATCACGCTACGAGTCAGATCTATGACGACGCGGCCGTGCTGATTCACGCCCCGCGTGCGCACCTTCACGATGCCCGCTTCCGGGTAAGACTTCGACTCCCGCCTGGCGAGCACCTCCGTCTCGCAATAGAGCGTATCTCCCACAAATACAGGGTTCGGAAGCCGGATCTCGCTCCAACCCAGGTTCGCCATCGCCTGCTCGCTCACGTCCGGGACACTCATCCCCACGACCAGCGCGAGCGTAAACGTGCTGTTCACCAGAATCTTTCCCCACCGCGTCCGGCGGGCGTACTCCTCGTCAAAGTGAAGCGGATTGGTATTCAGGGTCAGGTGTGTGAACAGCTGATTGTCAGCCGTCGT
It contains:
- a CDS encoding MaoC family dehydratase — protein: MEKIEKKVIPGWTGRCYEDFEVGEVYRSRFGRTVTTADNQLFTHLTLNTNPLHFDEEYARRTRWGKILVNSTFTLALVVGMSVPDVSEQAMANLGWSEIRLPNPVFVGDTLYCETEVLARRESKSYPEAGIVKVRTRGVNQHGRVVIDLTRSVMVYKRAHAPLEDTFPEIHEEKDG
- a CDS encoding CoA ester lyase, with the protein product MKSMRSWLFVPGHQQRMIDKALGLPADVLIFDLEDGVPEAEKDVARSRVAAALDGARGGPMRFVRVHEAGSSELDADLQAIARAGLQGLVLPKVQGPEDVLQVCQWLDRHETRAGIPSGGVGLLAIIESARGLVQAPAIASVTPRLVGLMFGAEDFALDMGLFSHPGQGLVNYARSALAVAAASGQIRAIDKVFTDIGDLDGLAAEARQARDLGFAGKAVIHPGQVGAVNEIFSPTEVEERWARRIVEAFERRADEGPATVDGRMVDRPILERARWILDRLEGEPNDQQAD
- a CDS encoding CoA transferase; this encodes MHDQNQHPPLHGIRIVSVEQFGAGPWATMMLADLGAEIIKVENPETGGDVARYVPPYTAEQDSVYFQSFNRNKKSMTLNLQHPGGREVLHRLVGISDGVFNNLRGDLPARLGLDYPALSAIKASIVCCSLSAFGRQGSRAGEPGYDYLMQGYAGWMSLTGEPDGPPTKTGLSLVDLGAGTMASLGMVSAIFRARQTDLGCDVDVNLFDTALANLGYVAAWFLTRGYQAHRTPDSSHPSQIPSQVVPTRDGWLVIMCAKEKFFQNLVRVLGVPELAEDSRFCSFADRLENRDILVPILKDLFRKKTTDDWLALLKGKVPCAPVNTVEQAFADPQVAEDNMILALPHPEFGAVRVVASPIEVGGGSVEPRRGPSLGEHNEQVLSEYLGYSVPEIEKLRSDGAI